The genomic stretch GCGGTATCGGACCGGCATACCGTATGATCGCGACCGCCCGCGCGCTGGGCTTCGGGGTGATGATCGGCTGCATGGCCGAGAGCAGCATCCTGACCACGGCCGCCGCGCACTTGGGGCCGCTGGTCGATCAGCTCGACATCGACGCGCCGCTGTTCCTCGCGCACGATCCGTTCAGCGGCGTGCGGTACGACAACGCGGCGCTGATCATGCCGGCGGGACCGGGCTTGGGCGTGCAGGCGAATGTATCGTCGCACTAGCAGAAGACCCTCCGATGCCAGCTCGGAGCCGAACCGCCCGTTCCAACGGCGAGCGCGCACCCGCCTTTACCGGCATGCCCGACATCGGCCCGATTCTCAAACGCATGCGCATGCAGCGCAAGCTTTCGATTCGCGACGTGGCCGACGGCAGCGGCCTGTCGGCCTCGTTCCTGAGCGCGCTGGAACGCGGGGAGTCCGACGTCTCGATCGGCCGGCTCGCGCGGATCGCCGAGTTCTTCGACGAGGACCTGGGCTCGATGCTCGGCTTCGGCACGCGCCTGGCGCGGCCGACGTTCGTCGGCAAGGCCGACCGCACGATCCGCAACCGCGGCCGCGGGATCCGCTACGAGCTGTTGCGGCTGCCGGGGCTGAACCTCGAGCTGGCGGTGATCACCTTCGAGCCGCGCTCCGCGATGCGCGACCAGCTCACGCATGAGGGAATCGACACCCTGTACGTCGTCTCCGGCGAGATCGTGTTGCGCGTCAACGAGGTCGACTACCCGATGCAGGCGGGTGCCTGCGCCATCTATTCGGCGGCGTACGCGCACACGTTTCGCAACGACTCGGCGCGTCCGGCGTCGGTCGTCGGCGTCACCACCGCGCGCATGTAGCGAGGCCGTGCGATGAGGGCGCTGGTGCGAGCGCTGGCGCTCGCCCTGGCGGTCGCTGCGGCCGCCGGGTGCACGCGTGCGGGCTCCGGCAACGGCCGCCCCGCCGACGT from Candidatus Sulfotelmatobacter sp. encodes the following:
- a CDS encoding XRE family transcriptional regulator, whose amino-acid sequence is MPARSRTARSNGERAPAFTGMPDIGPILKRMRMQRKLSIRDVADGSGLSASFLSALERGESDVSIGRLARIAEFFDEDLGSMLGFGTRLARPTFVGKADRTIRNRGRGIRYELLRLPGLNLELAVITFEPRSAMRDQLTHEGIDTLYVVSGEIVLRVNEVDYPMQAGACAIYSAAYAHTFRNDSARPASVVGVTTARM